TGAATATCTATTCGATTATTTGATATTATCAGCACATGCATAATCTTATATTTGGTTCCCCTAAAAGAAAAAGATATGAGTGCAACGTGGTATGAATGCAAAGTGAAATATAGAAAACTTGATGAAACATCAGGTACACAAAAGGTAAAGACAGAGCCTTTTTTGGTGGATGCTATTTCGTATACGGAAGCCGAAAGTAGAATAACCGAAGAAATGTCCGTTTACTTAAGTGATACCGATGAAATTAAGATTACCAATATAAAAGTGGCAAACTACGCAGAGATCCACCCTTTTGAAAATTCTGACCGCTGGTTTAAGTCTAGAGTATCTTTGATCGCTTTTGATGAGGAAAGTGGTAAAGAGCGTAAAACGAATCAATACCTATTGGTACAGGCAAATGATGTAAAAGAAGCGTATGACAATACGGTTGGTGTTATGAAGGATACCATGGGCGAGTATACCATACCTGCTATTTCAGAATCCCCAATTATGGATGTATTCCCTTATTTTTCTGGTGAAGAAGATGAACTGAAGCGCTTGGAGAAATTCAATGCGTTAAAAGATTCTGTTCCCGTAAATCTTGAAATGGATGAAAAACTGGAGATGGCCGATGTGCTAGTAGAAAGTGAAGAAGAGTAGTTCTCTAAAAATATACATTAAAAAAGGCTGTCCAATCATCTGTTAGACAGCCTTTTTTTATGTTTGGACATTTCGTTTTCATAGTTGATTTTCCTGTTTATACGCATAAGTTGCCCTTTCTCTATTTTAATTTAAATTTAATTGGTCGAATCGATGTAAAATTGAAAATTCTTTGAAAAATTTTTAAACAATTTGAATAATCATTAGGATTATTGCAATAAATACTGTATTATAAGGTAACAAAATAAAATAAATATATGAGGCAACTGAAAATCACGAAACAAATTACAAACAGAGACACTAAATCCTTAGAAAAGTACTTTCAAGAAATATCAAAAATTGATTTGATTACCCCAGAGGAAGAAGTGGAACTAACAAGAAAAATTCGTGAAGGAGATGATGTTGCCCTTAATAGATTAGTAAATGCCAATCTACGGTTCGTAGTTTCTACGGCAAAACAATACCAAGGAAGCGGATTACGACTTTCTGACCTGATCAATGAAGGTAATATTGGTTTGGTAAAAGCAGCCAAACGTTTTGATGAAACGAGAGGATTTAAATTTATCTCCTATGCCGTATGGTGGATCAGACAATCCATATTACAGGCCATTTCCAATCACTCGCGAATGGTACGGATACCGCTTAACAAAATAAGCGAAATCAGTAAAATCAATAAGGTGCATTCTTCTTTGGAACAAAGGCATCAAAGACCTCCTAGCGCCATAGAAATTGCTAAGGAATTAGATATGAATGCCGCTCAAGTGAAATTCGCTATGAAAAATTCTGGAAAGCATTTATCTATGGATGCCCCTTTTCAAGAAGGAGAATCTTCTAGTTTATATGACGTTATTCAATCTAAAGACGCCACTAGCCCTGATGCTAATATGATGGTCGATTCACTAAGAACCGATCTAGACCATATTTTAAATACACTCCCGGACAGAGAAAGTGCTATTATTAAGTTATACTATGGCATTGGCGAACGCAGCCCAAGAAGTTTAAGTGAAATTGGTGAACTTTTTGATATTACAAGAGAACGGGTAAGACAAATAAGGGAAAAATCTATCCGTATGCTCAGGAATAGGTCTCAGAACGAAATTTTAAAAGCATATCTGTAAACATACAGTTTTACATAATTACAAAAGCCGACTCGTTAAAAGTCGGCTTTTGTTTTGTCAACATAGGGTGTACTGTTTTGTCTATACCTAATTGGATATGTATTACGTGTCTATCTTACAACTATTCTTTTTCAACGTACTTTGTGCCAACAAATTATACTACATTCGTGTTTTAACCAACCACCATCACCCATGAATCACAGTCTGTACGTTTTATATATGTCTTTTTTTTGCTTACCCATTCTACTAAT
This genomic interval from Zobellia roscoffensis contains the following:
- a CDS encoding sigma-70 family RNA polymerase sigma factor, encoding MRQLKITKQITNRDTKSLEKYFQEISKIDLITPEEEVELTRKIREGDDVALNRLVNANLRFVVSTAKQYQGSGLRLSDLINEGNIGLVKAAKRFDETRGFKFISYAVWWIRQSILQAISNHSRMVRIPLNKISEISKINKVHSSLEQRHQRPPSAIEIAKELDMNAAQVKFAMKNSGKHLSMDAPFQEGESSSLYDVIQSKDATSPDANMMVDSLRTDLDHILNTLPDRESAIIKLYYGIGERSPRSLSEIGELFDITRERVRQIREKSIRMLRNRSQNEILKAYL
- a CDS encoding DUF4494 domain-containing protein; this encodes MSATWYECKVKYRKLDETSGTQKVKTEPFLVDAISYTEAESRITEEMSVYLSDTDEIKITNIKVANYAEIHPFENSDRWFKSRVSLIAFDEESGKERKTNQYLLVQANDVKEAYDNTVGVMKDTMGEYTIPAISESPIMDVFPYFSGEEDELKRLEKFNALKDSVPVNLEMDEKLEMADVLVESEEE